A DNA window from Flammeovirga agarivorans contains the following coding sequences:
- a CDS encoding DUF6913 domain-containing protein: protein MLDIFRNKLLGHKISSTKKESGIEHNNDLPFEESTSVGVLFYIKDLEQLKSTLNESRIIEKILPKTVKNLEIIFITEEKRIDFDVPFEYKIIPLSKINWNKKNVESHLQLFIKKKFDYLFTFTYGISKILDQLAYQSHSTCRIALGEHQDVSAYEMKLSYDQLSFTERIRESIDILKKMHK from the coding sequence ATGTTAGATATTTTTAGAAACAAACTACTCGGACATAAGATCTCATCCACCAAAAAGGAGAGTGGAATAGAGCATAATAATGATTTACCATTTGAAGAATCTACTTCGGTAGGAGTTTTATTTTACATTAAAGATCTAGAACAATTAAAATCAACTCTAAATGAGAGTAGAATTATTGAGAAAATTTTACCAAAAACGGTAAAGAATCTTGAGATCATCTTCATTACAGAGGAGAAAAGGATAGATTTTGATGTTCCTTTTGAATATAAAATTATTCCACTTTCAAAGATAAATTGGAATAAGAAAAATGTTGAAAGTCATCTTCAATTATTTATCAAAAAGAAGTTTGATTATCTTTTTACATTCACATATGGTATTTCAAAGATCTTAGATCAGCTAGCCTACCAATCTCACTCAACTTGTCGGATTGCATTAGGTGAACATCAAGATGTTTCAGCATATGAAATGAAATTAAGTTACGATCAATTATCATTTACTGAAAGGATAAGAGAGAGTATCGATATTTTGAAAAAGATGCATAAATAA
- a CDS encoding HIT family protein, whose protein sequence is MASIFSKIIAGEIPSHKVYEDDNYYAFLDIFPVQKGHTLVVPKKEVDDMFDLDDETLAGLYVVAKKISKAIKKVFPCNRVGHAVIGLEVPHAHMHLIPINGMSDMNFEHKLKLTPEELAGIANDIKSNIE, encoded by the coding sequence ATGGCTTCCATATTTTCAAAAATCATTGCAGGAGAAATACCATCACACAAAGTGTATGAAGATGATAATTATTATGCATTCTTAGATATATTCCCAGTACAAAAGGGACATACACTAGTAGTTCCAAAAAAGGAAGTAGATGATATGTTTGATCTGGATGATGAAACTTTGGCGGGTCTATATGTTGTGGCTAAGAAAATATCTAAAGCCATCAAAAAAGTATTCCCTTGTAATCGTGTAGGACATGCAGTGATAGGATTAGAGGTTCCCCATGCACATATGCATCTCATTCCAATTAATGGTATGTCTGACATGAATTTTGAACATAAATTAAAATTAACACCGGAAGAGTTAGCTGGAATCGCTAACGATATCAAATCAAACATTGAATAG
- a CDS encoding histone H1, whose protein sequence is MDKFTELKELIQQTEEDAQKFYNNKVAAAGTRVRKNMQDIKKLAQDIRLEIQEIKNNG, encoded by the coding sequence ATGGACAAATTCACAGAACTTAAAGAGCTTATCCAGCAAACTGAAGAAGACGCTCAAAAATTTTATAACAACAAAGTAGCGGCTGCTGGTACTCGTGTTAGAAAAAACATGCAAGACATCAAAAAACTTGCTCAAGATATCCGTCTTGAAATCCAAGAGATCAAAAACAACGGTTAA
- the ligA gene encoding NAD-dependent DNA ligase LigA: protein MQINDAEKRVEELSITLHELNRKYYQEGVSDVSDQDYDQLLKELQRIEEEFPSLVKPNSPTLRVGGEPTKNFENVAHNVPMLSLSNTYDKEDLLDFNERTIKDLNEDVEYVCELKYDGVALSLTYEDGILVRAVTRGDGVKGDDVTANAKTIRSIPIQLNGDYPSQFEVRGEVFMSKKSFDINNEKIAIENEERISKGNKPQPLLANPRNAAAGALKQQDPKKVAERKLDMYVYGIVTEIEGIDTHYDGLVKLKEWGFNLSPTFEKENSIEGVWDYITRWDKKRHDLPLETDGVVIKVNKEEFHKKLGNTAKSPRWAIAYKYKAEAAKTELEFVTYQVGRTGAITPVANLAAVQLAGTTVRRASLHNANEIARLDLHYHDMVYVEKGGEIIPKITGVDKTERNEKNKPVEFITHCPACDTELIRKEGEAQHYCPNKETCPPQVKGRIQHFVSRKAMNIDSIGGETIDQLIGKGLIKDVADLYQLDSDKLSVMERFKQKSIDNLLNGIEASKSIPYERVLFALGIRNVGSTISEKLCEAFPTIEELEKATIEQISELYDVGNTVGEEIVSFFAVEENKALVTRLQEAGLQFKLEKKNTLDTLEGKSFVCTGKFYEFSRNEIHDLIKLHGGTVKTSISKNVDYLVAGEKAGSKLKKAEDLGLQVLTEEDFKQLITE, encoded by the coding sequence ATGCAAATTAACGATGCAGAAAAACGTGTAGAGGAGTTATCGATAACTCTACATGAGCTAAATAGAAAATATTATCAAGAAGGAGTATCAGATGTTTCTGACCAAGATTATGATCAACTCTTAAAGGAACTACAAAGAATCGAAGAAGAATTTCCTTCATTAGTCAAACCAAACTCCCCAACATTAAGAGTTGGAGGTGAGCCAACTAAGAATTTTGAAAACGTTGCTCACAATGTACCTATGTTGTCTTTATCAAATACTTATGATAAAGAAGATCTTTTAGACTTCAATGAAAGAACGATAAAAGATCTAAATGAAGATGTAGAATATGTTTGTGAGTTGAAATATGATGGTGTTGCTCTAAGTTTGACTTATGAAGATGGAATACTCGTAAGAGCTGTAACGCGAGGAGATGGCGTTAAAGGAGATGATGTTACAGCAAATGCTAAAACTATTCGATCAATTCCAATACAACTTAACGGAGATTACCCATCACAATTTGAAGTGAGAGGAGAGGTCTTTATGAGTAAGAAATCTTTTGATATCAATAATGAAAAAATTGCTATCGAAAATGAGGAAAGAATCAGTAAAGGCAATAAACCTCAACCCCTTTTAGCCAATCCAAGAAATGCAGCAGCAGGAGCTTTGAAACAACAAGATCCAAAAAAAGTGGCAGAGCGTAAACTGGATATGTATGTCTATGGAATAGTGACAGAAATTGAGGGGATAGATACACATTATGATGGCTTAGTGAAGCTCAAGGAATGGGGCTTTAACTTATCACCAACTTTCGAAAAAGAAAATTCAATTGAAGGTGTTTGGGATTATATTACTCGATGGGATAAAAAACGTCACGACTTGCCATTAGAAACTGATGGTGTAGTTATCAAAGTGAATAAAGAAGAGTTCCATAAAAAATTAGGTAATACGGCTAAAAGCCCACGTTGGGCTATTGCATATAAATATAAAGCTGAAGCTGCAAAAACAGAATTAGAGTTTGTTACTTACCAAGTAGGTAGAACAGGGGCAATTACTCCTGTAGCTAACTTGGCTGCAGTACAGCTAGCGGGAACTACTGTAAGAAGAGCTTCGCTTCATAATGCTAATGAGATTGCTAGGCTGGATCTGCATTATCATGATATGGTATATGTAGAAAAAGGTGGTGAGATCATTCCTAAAATTACAGGAGTTGATAAAACAGAAAGAAATGAAAAAAATAAGCCTGTTGAATTTATAACTCATTGTCCTGCTTGTGATACTGAGCTGATAAGGAAAGAAGGTGAAGCTCAACACTATTGCCCTAATAAGGAAACTTGTCCACCACAGGTTAAGGGGAGAATCCAACATTTTGTAAGTAGGAAAGCCATGAATATTGATTCAATTGGTGGAGAGACCATTGATCAATTGATTGGGAAAGGATTGATAAAAGATGTTGCAGATTTGTACCAATTGGATAGTGATAAATTATCAGTAATGGAACGTTTTAAACAGAAGTCTATTGATAATTTATTGAATGGAATAGAAGCATCGAAAAGCATTCCATATGAAAGAGTACTATTTGCTCTCGGAATTAGGAATGTTGGTAGTACTATTTCTGAAAAGCTTTGCGAAGCATTCCCAACAATAGAAGAATTGGAGAAAGCAACTATTGAGCAAATCTCTGAATTATATGATGTTGGTAATACGGTAGGCGAAGAGATTGTTTCATTCTTTGCTGTTGAAGAAAATAAAGCCTTAGTCACTAGACTACAAGAAGCTGGTTTGCAGTTTAAGCTTGAAAAGAAAAATACACTAGATACTTTAGAGGGCAAGTCTTTTGTTTGTACTGGTAAGTTCTATGAATTTTCAAGGAATGAGATCCATGATCTCATTAAGCTTCATGGAGGAACGGTTAAAACAAGTATTTCAAAAAATGTAGATTATTTAGTAGCAGGAGAAAAAGCCGGCTCTAAACTTAAAAAAGCTGAAGATTTAGGACTTCAAGTATTAACAGAAGAAGATTTCAAACAATTAATCACTGAGTAA
- a CDS encoding ABC1 kinase family protein encodes MLFSTKVKNFQRLQQIIKILLKYGFEDVVSTTSLNRFVPIDDWKRNNKPVLKYSRSERIRMVIEELGPTFIKFAQTLSNRPDILPQDLIEEFQKLQDNVAPFSEDEAMAIVEKETGMNLNDFVSFFDNKPLGAASIGQVHRARLKNGKDVVLKIQRPGAREQIHTDLRLLREFVRHTHQFFNRHGILNPDEIIETFEESIRNELDYTIEAKHLVQFRRANKENKNLHIPYAYLEFTTRKLLVMEYVSGCKVTDIRTITSWGLTPKTIAQKGVDIYLNQIFEQGFFHADPHPGNVLVRPDGTIILIDFGMIGRLSKEQRFGLANFLASMSRGDARGMALHLRRIARDSNIEDSKMLEQDLGEMVDRYYTHGNEDATMAEITTALQTIIYKHHLAVPGSIFLILRALAILEGIVNVLCPDLEVLPEIEPYAERLAKEQFSFKNLSSDFYYSFYQISSLIYNLPMEVRYILKKTRTGKLTINFEHKGLESYIQQKSESASNLNIVIIIAAFLVSSSIVMTAPIPYSQRNFLGMPLLSTLGYTMSLFMMIYLFFKPKKK; translated from the coding sequence ATGCTTTTTTCAACCAAAGTAAAAAATTTCCAAAGACTTCAGCAGATCATTAAAATTTTGTTGAAATACGGTTTTGAAGATGTTGTTTCAACTACATCATTGAATAGGTTTGTACCTATTGATGATTGGAAAAGAAATAACAAACCGGTACTTAAGTATAGTCGATCGGAAAGGATTAGAATGGTGATAGAAGAATTAGGACCTACTTTTATCAAATTTGCTCAAACACTAAGTAACCGACCAGATATTCTTCCTCAAGATTTAATAGAGGAATTTCAAAAGCTGCAAGATAATGTTGCCCCATTTTCTGAAGATGAAGCAATGGCGATTGTTGAAAAGGAAACAGGGATGAACTTAAATGATTTTGTCTCATTTTTTGATAACAAACCATTAGGAGCAGCAAGTATTGGTCAGGTTCATAGGGCTAGATTAAAAAATGGGAAAGATGTCGTACTTAAAATCCAAAGGCCAGGGGCAAGAGAACAAATTCATACCGATCTTAGGCTTTTAAGGGAATTTGTTAGACATACGCATCAATTCTTTAATCGACATGGTATTCTCAACCCTGATGAAATTATTGAAACTTTTGAAGAAAGTATCAGAAATGAATTAGACTATACGATTGAAGCCAAGCACTTAGTTCAATTCAGAAGAGCAAATAAAGAAAATAAAAACCTTCATATTCCATATGCATATTTAGAGTTTACAACAAGAAAACTCTTAGTCATGGAATATGTAAGTGGCTGTAAGGTTACAGATATAAGAACGATTACTTCATGGGGTCTAACCCCTAAAACCATCGCACAGAAAGGTGTAGATATATATTTAAATCAAATTTTTGAACAAGGCTTTTTTCACGCAGACCCTCATCCTGGTAATGTGTTAGTGAGGCCGGATGGAACTATTATTCTCATTGATTTTGGGATGATAGGGAGGTTGTCAAAAGAGCAACGATTTGGTTTAGCAAACTTTTTAGCATCGATGTCAAGAGGAGATGCTAGAGGTATGGCACTTCACTTAAGAAGAATAGCAAGAGATTCGAATATTGAAGACTCAAAAATGCTTGAACAAGACTTAGGTGAGATGGTGGATAGATATTATACCCATGGTAATGAAGATGCAACCATGGCTGAAATAACTACTGCCTTGCAAACGATAATCTACAAGCATCATTTAGCTGTGCCTGGAAGTATATTTTTAATATTAAGAGCACTAGCAATACTTGAAGGTATAGTAAATGTATTATGTCCAGATTTAGAAGTACTTCCAGAAATCGAACCTTATGCTGAAAGGCTAGCAAAAGAACAATTTTCATTTAAAAATTTAAGCTCAGACTTTTATTACTCGTTCTATCAGATTTCATCATTAATTTATAACCTCCCAATGGAAGTGAGGTATATTTTAAAGAAGACGAGAACAGGTAAATTAACAATCAACTTTGAGCATAAAGGATTGGAGAGTTATATTCAACAGAAAAGTGAATCTGCATCCAATCTTAATATAGTCATCATCATTGCTGCATTTTTAGTGAGTTCCAGTATTGTAATGACGGCTCCAATACCTTATTCGCAAAGAAACTTTTTAGGTATGCCTTTATTAAGTACTTTAGGTTACACTATGTCATTGTTCATGATGATCTATCTATTTTTTAAACCAAAAAAGAAATAA